In Geminocystis sp. NIES-3708, a single window of DNA contains:
- a CDS encoding glycoside hydrolase family 10 protein yields MNHFFSIPQINISKIQKTITLFIVSVFLVVFLNPQQVVSQSVFPEIRGVWLTKNDTDILIDRTQLQNSLKELADLNFNTIYPVVWNSGYVSYPSQVGESVGIPPLVRSDNHNQNVIADIVREGHLQGLLVIPWFEFGFMTPPSSELAIKNPRWITNRRDGSKIGDSAGGSVVWLNPFHPQVQQFITDLVLEVITKYPVDGIQFDDHTVLPRDFGYDPYTVALYKQETKKDPPANPQDADWVKWRADKITDFMVRLNKSVKERKPKAIFSVAPNPYHTAYNSFLQDWHRWVNLGIVDELIIQVYRPDLNAFVKELNTPQIQSARQKIPTGVAILTGLRNKPSPITLIEDKVRQARRYRLGVAFFYYETLWQNTSSETNDLRKAVVRALFFDPQSRI; encoded by the coding sequence ATGAATCATTTTTTTTCAATCCCACAGATAAATATAAGTAAAATACAAAAAACCATTACTCTATTCATTGTCTCGGTTTTTTTAGTGGTTTTTCTTAACCCTCAGCAAGTAGTTAGTCAATCAGTCTTTCCCGAAATTCGAGGAGTTTGGTTGACAAAAAATGATACTGATATATTAATTGATCGAACTCAACTACAAAATAGTCTCAAAGAATTAGCGGATTTAAACTTCAATACTATTTATCCTGTGGTTTGGAATTCTGGTTATGTTTCTTATCCTAGTCAAGTAGGTGAAAGTGTTGGTATTCCACCTCTTGTGCGTTCTGATAATCATAATCAAAATGTAATTGCTGATATTGTTAGAGAAGGGCATTTGCAAGGATTATTAGTGATTCCTTGGTTTGAATTTGGTTTTATGACTCCACCATCTTCAGAATTAGCCATCAAAAATCCTCGATGGATCACAAATCGTCGAGATGGTAGTAAAATAGGCGATAGTGCGGGTGGCTCGGTAGTATGGCTGAATCCTTTTCATCCTCAAGTACAACAATTTATCACTGACTTAGTCTTAGAAGTCATTACTAAATATCCTGTGGATGGCATTCAATTTGATGATCATACCGTATTACCAAGAGATTTTGGTTATGATCCTTATACCGTAGCATTATATAAACAAGAAACTAAAAAAGATCCTCCTGCTAATCCTCAAGATGCAGATTGGGTAAAATGGCGTGCGGATAAAATTACTGATTTTATGGTTAGATTGAATAAATCTGTTAAAGAAAGAAAACCGAAAGCTATTTTTTCTGTAGCACCTAATCCTTACCATACAGCTTATAATTCTTTTTTACAAGATTGGCATCGATGGGTGAATCTCGGCATTGTTGATGAGTTGATTATACAAGTTTATCGCCCAGATTTGAACGCATTTGTCAAAGAATTAAATACTCCTCAAATACAATCTGCCAGACAAAAAATTCCTACTGGTGTGGCTATTTTAACAGGATTAAGAAATAAACCTAGTCCAATTACTCTGATTGAGGATAAAGTAAGACAGGCAAGACGATACCGTTTGGGAGTTGCTTTTTTTTATTATGAAACTCTCTGGCAAAATACATCTTCGGAAACTAATGATTTACGTAAGGCAGTTGTA
- the cofH gene encoding 7,8-didemethyl-8-hydroxy-5-deazariboflavin synthase subunit CofH yields MSHSTVISSVDAVNLLKSTSNSDISYLKKEADRLRQEQVGEIITYVINRNINFTNICEQHCSFCAFRRDANQEGAFWLNLEDILAKCVLAVEKKATEICMQGGLNPQAKINGSSLQYYLQIVKGIKDNFPQLHLHAFSPQEIEFIARQDDLTYSDVILALKDNGVGSMPGTASEILDDTIRKIICPEKLNSETWLEIVSTAHRLGMPTTSTMLCGHIETPEQQVSHLSKLRTLQETALEKNYPAKISEFILLPFVGEQAPKPLRNRVGRDQPDLQSSLKLTAVARLFLGDIISNHQPSWVKLGLDGALQALQWGCNDIGGTLMEEHITTMAGAKGGTCLEEETIKNAITSINRPYRQRNTLYDLLVFTPNT; encoded by the coding sequence ATGTCACATTCTACTGTTATCTCTTCTGTCGATGCTGTTAACCTTCTCAAATCTACTTCAAACAGCGATATATCTTACCTAAAAAAAGAAGCCGATCGCCTTCGCCAAGAACAAGTGGGAGAAATAATAACTTATGTTATCAATAGAAATATAAATTTTACTAATATTTGTGAGCAACATTGTAGCTTTTGTGCCTTTAGACGAGACGCAAATCAAGAAGGGGCATTTTGGCTTAATTTAGAGGATATTTTAGCAAAATGTGTTTTAGCTGTGGAAAAAAAAGCTACAGAGATTTGTATGCAAGGAGGTTTAAATCCTCAAGCAAAAATAAACGGTAGTAGTCTTCAATATTATTTACAAATAGTCAAAGGGATAAAAGATAATTTCCCTCAATTACATTTACACGCTTTTTCTCCTCAAGAAATAGAATTTATCGCCCGTCAAGATGATTTAACCTATAGTGATGTCATTCTTGCCTTAAAAGATAATGGTGTTGGCTCGATGCCGGGTACTGCTTCTGAAATCTTAGATGATACGATAAGAAAAATTATCTGCCCTGAAAAGCTTAATAGTGAAACATGGTTAGAGATTGTCTCTACTGCTCATCGTTTAGGAATGCCAACTACCAGTACAATGTTATGTGGACATATCGAAACTCCTGAACAGCAAGTATCACACTTAAGTAAATTGAGAACACTACAGGAAACGGCTCTCGAAAAAAACTATCCTGCCAAAATCAGTGAATTTATTTTACTACCTTTTGTGGGAGAACAAGCACCAAAACCTTTAAGAAACCGTGTAGGAAGAGATCAACCTGATTTACAATCGAGTTTAAAGTTAACTGCCGTTGCCCGTTTATTTTTAGGGGATATAATTTCTAATCATCAACCAAGTTGGGTCAAATTAGGTTTAGATGGTGCATTACAGGCTTTACAATGGGGTTGTAACGATATTGGTGGTACTCTTATGGAAGAACATATTACCACCATGGCGGGGGCAAAAGGAGGCACTTGTTTAGAGGAAGAAACCATTAAAAATGCGATCACATCTATAAATCGTCCTTATCGTCAAAGAAACACTTTATATGATTTACTGGTATTCACTCCTAATACCTAA
- a CDS encoding DUF4277 domain-containing protein, producing MAYIFQQLYLFFNFFRDKPVEKLLEEKIKAEEINDDQIR from the coding sequence TTGGCATATATATTTCAACAATTATATTTATTTTTCAATTTTTTTCGAGATAAACCTGTAGAAAAATTATTAGAAGAAAAAATAAAAGCTGAAGAAATAAATGATGATCAAATTAGATGA
- a CDS encoding DUF262 domain-containing protein, translating to MNTTLKDKKSNYDNDVIETDEDNPEEYNTNNGGLYPYDPLKADIDIRENPYTVFQLKRRCDQGKIILDPEFQRNPNIWNQEQKSKFIESIILNFPLPYWYVKQTKHGKYIIVDGLQRTLALSEFIDNQFKLTGLEALPRLNDHNFSELKKLEGDFQTRIEDKKISLYVMQPSVPSKVVYDIFNRINTGGTKLIRQEIRNCIFVGKSTKLLKELSEQEYFKQAIDNGFSPERMKDRELILRYLAFKISDYYQDYQGDMSDFIEEAMKKINLMSDNQINELSKDFERVMKLTYEFFGQENFRLPNDKNRGRVNMIMFESISYFFSTHCDDFLKQHKETIKRNFLKLRENKEYVGFIKRVRDNKNIVLRRFDLAQKILGDV from the coding sequence ATGAATACAACTTTGAAAGATAAAAAGTCAAATTATGATAATGATGTAATAGAAACTGATGAAGATAACCCTGAAGAATACAACACAAATAATGGTGGTTTATATCCTTACGATCCTTTAAAGGCGGATATAGATATTAGAGAAAATCCTTATACTGTCTTTCAATTAAAGAGAAGATGTGATCAAGGGAAAATAATTCTTGATCCTGAATTTCAAAGAAATCCAAATATATGGAATCAAGAGCAAAAAAGTAAATTTATCGAGTCAATTATTCTCAATTTTCCTTTACCTTATTGGTATGTCAAGCAAACTAAACATGGAAAATATATTATTGTTGATGGATTACAAAGAACTTTAGCTCTTAGCGAATTTATAGATAATCAATTTAAACTGACTGGGTTAGAAGCATTACCAAGATTAAATGATCATAACTTTTCTGAGTTGAAAAAACTAGAGGGAGATTTTCAAACTAGAATAGAAGACAAAAAAATTTCTTTATATGTTATGCAACCTTCTGTACCTTCAAAAGTTGTTTATGACATTTTCAATAGAATTAATACTGGAGGTACTAAGCTAATTCGTCAAGAAATTAGAAATTGTATTTTTGTAGGTAAGTCAACTAAGCTATTAAAAGAATTATCAGAACAAGAATATTTTAAACAAGCAATTGATAATGGCTTCAGTCCAGAAAGAATGAAGGATAGAGAGTTAATTTTGCGTTATTTGGCTTTTAAAATATCTGATTATTATCAAGATTATCAAGGTGATATGAGTGATTTTATTGAGGAGGCGATGAAAAAAATCAACTTAATGTCAGATAATCAAATAAATGAATTAAGTAAAGATTTTGAACGAGTAATGAAATTAACTTATGAATTTTTTGGTCAAGAAAACTTCCGCTTACCAAATGATAAAAATAGAGGCAGAGTTAATATGATTATGTTTGAGTCTATTTCTTACTTTTTTTCAACTCATTGTGATGATTTTTTAAAACAGCATAAAGAAACAATAAAACGAAATTTTTTAAAGTTGCGAGAAAATAAAGAATATGTAGGTTTTATTAAACGAGTTAGAGATAATAAAAACATAGTTCTGAGAAGATTTGATTTAGCACAAAAAATTTTGGGAGATGTTTAG
- a CDS encoding DUF3696 domain-containing protein, producing MLTRIELENFKCFKEKTVFPLGKLTLLTGINGRGKSTLLQSLLLMRQSIEYDQQTTQLILNGNCLNLGRFEEIRNTGMSTQEQIIFRYYFNDKFQFDNYTETTFNRIVDYSFIEDTVDDLVAQLNQIKLQEEVTWVFFDTQNQNFKFKIDELYKLTKTENFVARINFVQHSLFEPYESQEKSRDSVSRLSNFFPYSATNRTFKIPINQFQNFVRKIKPSSENINYWEFQIDGAIRFNLNKIHYISADRLGPQDFYFKSTLPKFPNVGLRGELTANLLYRKKDELVNDQLYLGEDANTLIIQTEEWLNKIFGGAKVEISGTDTNVLELMLNASLSKDRFRPANIGFGYHCILPIIVSGLIAQEGEILIVENPEAHLHPKAQSELAKFLAKVSSCGVQVLIESHSDHILNGLRIAVLDNILSHEDLSILYFSQKIGESVVQIPVHSDGKIEEWPEGFFDQMDKDFERLFGI from the coding sequence ATGTTAACAAGGATAGAATTAGAAAATTTTAAGTGTTTTAAAGAAAAAACTGTTTTTCCATTGGGAAAGTTAACTTTATTAACAGGCATTAATGGACGAGGAAAATCAACTTTACTTCAGTCTTTACTTTTAATGAGACAATCAATTGAATACGATCAACAAACAACTCAATTAATTTTAAATGGAAATTGTTTGAATTTAGGAAGATTTGAGGAAATTAGAAACACGGGGATGTCAACGCAAGAGCAAATTATTTTTAGGTATTATTTTAATGATAAATTTCAATTCGATAATTATACAGAAACTACATTTAATAGAATCGTTGATTATTCTTTTATTGAAGATACAGTAGATGATCTGGTTGCTCAACTTAATCAAATTAAACTTCAAGAAGAAGTTACTTGGGTTTTTTTTGATACTCAAAATCAAAATTTTAAATTTAAAATCGATGAATTATATAAACTGACTAAAACAGAGAATTTTGTAGCAAGAATTAACTTTGTACAACATAGTCTTTTTGAACCTTATGAATCCCAAGAAAAATCTAGGGATTCAGTTTCTCGATTATCTAATTTTTTTCCTTATTCAGCAACAAATAGAACTTTTAAAATACCTATTAACCAATTTCAAAATTTTGTCAGAAAAATTAAGCCATCTTCTGAAAATATAAATTATTGGGAATTTCAAATTGATGGAGCAATCCGATTTAATCTTAATAAAATTCATTATATATCAGCCGATAGATTAGGTCCTCAAGACTTTTACTTTAAATCAACTCTGCCTAAATTTCCTAATGTTGGTTTGAGAGGAGAACTAACTGCTAATTTACTTTACAGAAAAAAAGATGAATTAGTGAATGATCAATTATATTTAGGGGAAGATGCAAACACTTTAATTATTCAAACCGAAGAATGGCTCAATAAAATTTTTGGTGGAGCAAAAGTTGAAATTTCAGGAACAGACACAAATGTATTAGAATTGATGTTGAATGCTAGTTTATCAAAAGATCGTTTTCGTCCTGCTAATATCGGTTTTGGTTATCATTGTATTTTACCTATTATTGTTTCTGGACTTATCGCTCAAGAGGGTGAGATTTTAATAGTAGAAAATCCTGAAGCACATTTACATCCTAAAGCACAATCTGAATTAGCGAAATTCTTAGCTAAAGTTAGTAGTTGTGGTGTACAAGTGTTGATAGAATCTCATAGCGATCATATTTTAAACGGATTACGAATTGCTGTTCTTGATAATATTTTAAGCCATGAAGATTTAAGTATTTTATATTTTTCTCAAAAGATTGGTGAATCAGTTGTGCAAATACCTGTACATTCTGATGGAAAAATAGAAGAATGGCCTGAAGGATTTTTTGATCAAATGGATAAAGATTTTGAGCGTCTTTTTGGAATTTAA
- the crtD gene encoding C-3',4' desaturase CrtD produces MGKQQQIIVIGAGIGGLTAGALLARYGYDVTIYDQAIIPGGCASTFTRKGFTFDVGATQVAGLEKGGIHHRIFQELDIELPSATECDPACAVFLPQEKQPIMVWRNPDKWRLEREKQFPKSQRFWALLKTLFDASWNFQSRDPILPPRNLWDLLQLIQALRLDTFVTVPFTLMTVADALRLWGLGDDKRLKTFLDMQLKLYSQVDTEETALLYAATALSVSQSPQGLYHLNDSMQVLSDRLVEGLEKFGGKLYMRHLVQKIHTENGTVTGVTIKNLKTGEIREEKATHVVGNVTVNNLATMTEKIIPSYRQRVEKLPPASGAFVIYLGVDISAIPENCPPHLQFLYDYNGEIGEMNSLFVSVSKQGDGRAPEGKATIIASSFTDVNRWWNIPLEDYEALKQDYTDKAIARLKEYFNLTSETIIHQEVATPVTFYKYTAREKGIVGGVGQRINTFGPFGVATRTPINNLWLVGDSTHPGEGTAGVSYSALTVVRQIKNQFQ; encoded by the coding sequence ATGGGAAAACAACAACAAATAATCGTTATTGGTGCAGGAATTGGAGGCTTAACTGCTGGGGCATTACTAGCCCGTTATGGTTATGATGTTACCATATATGACCAAGCGATTATACCAGGTGGATGTGCTTCCACTTTTACTCGTAAAGGTTTTACTTTTGATGTTGGTGCAACTCAAGTGGCAGGTTTAGAAAAAGGCGGCATTCATCATCGTATTTTTCAAGAATTAGATATAGAATTGCCTTCAGCTACAGAATGTGATCCTGCTTGTGCAGTATTTTTACCCCAAGAAAAGCAACCAATCATGGTGTGGCGAAATCCTGACAAATGGCGTTTAGAGAGAGAAAAACAGTTTCCTAAAAGTCAAAGATTTTGGGCATTATTAAAAACTTTATTTGACGCTAGTTGGAATTTTCAAAGTCGAGATCCTATTTTACCACCACGCAACCTATGGGATTTATTGCAATTAATTCAAGCCTTGCGGTTAGATACTTTTGTCACTGTGCCTTTTACTTTAATGACGGTTGCTGATGCTTTACGTTTATGGGGATTGGGCGATGATAAACGTCTAAAAACTTTCCTTGATATGCAGTTAAAATTATATTCTCAAGTAGATACAGAAGAAACGGCTTTACTTTATGCGGCGACGGCTTTATCTGTATCTCAGTCTCCTCAAGGATTATATCATCTGAATGACAGTATGCAGGTGTTAAGCGATCGCCTTGTGGAAGGATTAGAAAAATTTGGTGGCAAATTATATATGCGTCATTTAGTGCAGAAAATCCATACGGAAAACGGCACAGTAACGGGAGTTACCATTAAAAATTTGAAAACAGGAGAAATAAGAGAAGAAAAAGCAACTCATGTTGTGGGTAATGTTACAGTAAATAACTTGGCAACTATGACAGAAAAAATCATCCCTAGTTATCGTCAAAGGGTAGAAAAATTGCCTCCTGCGTCTGGTGCATTTGTCATTTATTTAGGAGTTGATATAAGTGCCATTCCTGAAAATTGCCCTCCTCATCTTCAATTTTTGTATGATTATAACGGCGAAATTGGCGAGATGAATTCTTTATTTGTTTCTGTCAGTAAACAAGGAGATGGTAGAGCACCTGAAGGTAAAGCTACTATTATTGCTTCTTCTTTTACGGATGTTAACCGTTGGTGGAATATTCCTCTCGAAGATTATGAAGCACTCAAACAAGATTATACTGATAAAGCGATCGCTCGTTTAAAGGAATACTTTAACTTAACTTCTGAGACAATTATTCATCAAGAAGTTGCGACTCCCGTTACTTTTTATAAATATACAGCGAGGGAAAAAGGCATCGTTGGCGGTGTGGGGCAAAGAATAAATACATTTGGACCTTTTGGTGTTGCTACTCGCACTCCCATTAATAATTTATGGTTAGTAGGAGATTCAACTCATCCGGGAGAAGGCACGGCAGGAGTTAGTTATTCAGCTTTAACGGTGGTAAGACAGATAAAAAATCAATTTCAATGA
- a CDS encoding IS982 family transposase, producing MFNLDYLFCHVDDFCQQFETQWQQKLLSHGAVTRLRAKSLCLSEIMTILIAFHQNHYRNFKHFYLNHVQQYWFDAFPKLPSYQRFIQWVPSTVIPLCVYLKHCFGNCTGISFIDSTKIQVCHNRRISRHKVFQDLGARGKTSVDWFFGFKLHLVVNELGEILHMSLTGGNVDDRKPVIDLLQKLWGKVFADGGYVSQKLTTKLLKDYGIEFFAKRKRNMKNKLMRLHDKLLSRKRLIVETINDQLKNISQIEHSRHRSPINFCVNLLCGLIAYSHQAKKPSLRLEWLLPQSA from the coding sequence ATGTTTAATTTAGACTATTTATTTTGTCATGTCGATGATTTCTGCCAACAATTTGAGACTCAATGGCAACAAAAGCTCTTATCTCATGGAGCTGTTACTCGTCTTAGAGCCAAAAGTCTTTGTCTAAGTGAAATTATGACCATCCTTATCGCTTTCCATCAGAACCATTACCGTAATTTCAAACATTTTTATCTCAATCACGTTCAACAATATTGGTTCGATGCTTTTCCAAAACTACCTAGTTATCAACGTTTTATTCAATGGGTACCATCAACTGTCATTCCTTTGTGTGTTTATCTCAAACATTGCTTTGGCAATTGTACAGGGATTAGTTTTATTGACTCTACGAAGATTCAAGTGTGTCACAATCGACGTATTTCACGACATAAGGTATTTCAGGATTTAGGGGCGAGAGGAAAAACCTCTGTGGATTGGTTTTTTGGTTTTAAACTTCATCTAGTAGTCAATGAACTGGGAGAAATTCTCCATATGAGTCTGACTGGGGGAAATGTGGATGACCGAAAACCAGTAATTGATCTTCTCCAAAAACTTTGGGGTAAAGTGTTTGCTGATGGAGGTTATGTATCTCAAAAATTAACGACCAAACTTTTGAAAGATTACGGAATCGAGTTTTTTGCCAAGAGGAAACGTAACATGAAAAACAAATTAATGCGTCTTCACGACAAATTACTATCTCGTAAGCGATTGATTGTCGAAACCATTAATGATCAATTAAAGAATATCTCACAAATAGAACATTCACGCCATCGTTCACCAATAAATTTTTGTGTCAACTTATTATGTGGATTAATCGCATATTCTCACCAAGCAAAAAAGCCGAGTCTCCGTTTAGAATGGCTTTTACCTCAATCTGCTTAA
- the gltS gene encoding sodium/glutamate symporter — protein sequence MNIIQLDVRQTIIVAILVLYFGKYLTQKIQFLQNFNIPDAVSGGVLASFFFGILYSVFHLQVDFSLNIRDALLIIFFTTIGLSSKLKTLLQGGKPLLILLAIAVSYLFLQNLTGVAVASIIGLGKPIGLISGSISLSGGHGTAIAWSSILRETYGIENALEIGIASATFGLVLGGIIGGPVARLLITRNRLKVNESKESLSIGVKHNQKNVRIDYNTMLYSLLVLGITIGLGLQINYIVALMALKLPDFVACLLAGIILTNTIPLIFKNTPWTTDTPSLALISDVSLGLFLSMSLMSLQLWTLTEIGIPIAVILIAQFIAVVTYTIFLVFPVMGKNYNAAVICAGYLGLALGATPTAIANMTAVTEKFGASPQAFIIVPLVGAFFIDIVNAFVIQRFLNLIT from the coding sequence ATGAATATCATTCAATTAGATGTCAGGCAAACTATAATTGTGGCTATTTTAGTCTTATATTTTGGTAAATATCTCACTCAAAAGATTCAGTTTTTACAAAATTTTAATATTCCTGATGCAGTTTCAGGAGGCGTTTTAGCTTCCTTCTTTTTTGGTATTTTATATAGCGTTTTTCATCTTCAAGTAGATTTTAGTCTCAATATTCGTGATGCTTTATTAATTATATTTTTTACCACCATTGGACTTTCTTCTAAGTTAAAAACTCTTTTACAAGGAGGAAAACCTTTATTAATTCTCTTAGCTATCGCTGTCAGTTATCTCTTTTTACAAAATTTAACGGGAGTAGCCGTTGCTTCTATTATAGGGTTAGGTAAACCTATCGGCTTAATTTCAGGCTCTATTTCCCTCAGTGGTGGTCATGGTACGGCGATCGCATGGTCTTCTATACTCAGAGAGACTTACGGCATTGAGAATGCTTTAGAAATTGGTATTGCTAGTGCTACATTTGGTTTAGTTTTAGGTGGTATTATTGGTGGTCCTGTCGCTCGATTGTTAATCACTAGAAATCGATTAAAAGTCAACGAATCTAAAGAAAGTTTGAGTATTGGAGTCAAACATAATCAAAAAAACGTCAGAATTGATTATAATACGATGCTTTATAGTTTGCTGGTTTTAGGAATCACTATTGGCTTAGGTCTTCAAATCAATTATATAGTTGCTTTAATGGCGTTAAAATTACCTGATTTTGTAGCTTGTTTATTGGCAGGAATTATTCTAACCAATACCATACCTTTAATTTTCAAAAATACTCCTTGGACTACAGATACACCATCTTTAGCACTAATTTCAGATGTGAGTTTGGGTTTATTTTTGTCTATGTCATTAATGAGCTTACAATTATGGACACTAACAGAAATAGGTATTCCCATTGCTGTTATTCTCATAGCACAATTTATTGCAGTCGTTACTTATACTATCTTTCTTGTTTTTCCAGTTATGGGCAAAAATTATAATGCGGCGGTGATTTGTGCTGGTTATCTTGGTTTAGCTCTCGGTGCTACTCCTACTGCGATCGCAAATATGACAGCAGTGACGGAAAAATTTGGTGCATCTCCTCAAGCATTTATTATTGTGCCTTTAGTAGGAGCATTTTTTATTGATATTGTTAACGCTTTTGTTATTCAACGATTTCTAAATTTAATTACTTAG
- the lipB gene encoding lipoyl(octanoyl) transferase LipB — MKSKIINQKITVTNSRIIEVEDLGFIPYKLAWEYQQKLVKERLENFELPDKLLLVEHPSVYTLGTGSTLENLKFDLNKFSGELYRTERGGEVTFHCQGQIVVYPILNLHYYQKDLHWYLRQLEEVIIQLLAKYNLKSQRINGLTGVWINEAKIAAIGIKVKRWITMHGFALNVCCDLSGFGKIIPCGIKNKLVTRLSDYYPNICILEVKKQLVKTFAEVF, encoded by the coding sequence ATGAAATCCAAAATTATCAATCAAAAGATTACAGTTACTAATTCTCGCATCATTGAAGTAGAAGATTTAGGATTCATACCCTATAAACTAGCTTGGGAATATCAACAAAAATTAGTCAAAGAAAGATTAGAAAATTTTGAATTACCAGACAAATTATTATTAGTTGAACATCCTTCTGTTTATACTCTTGGAACAGGTTCAACCTTAGAAAACCTCAAATTTGACTTAAATAAGTTTTCAGGTGAATTATATCGCACAGAAAGAGGCGGAGAAGTAACATTTCACTGTCAAGGGCAAATAGTAGTTTATCCTATTTTAAATTTACACTATTATCAAAAAGATTTACACTGGTATTTAAGACAATTAGAGGAAGTAATTATCCAATTATTAGCTAAATATAATCTCAAATCTCAAAGAATAAATGGCTTAACAGGAGTGTGGATTAATGAAGCAAAAATCGCCGCTATTGGTATTAAAGTCAAACGTTGGATTACTATGCACGGATTTGCTTTAAATGTTTGTTGTGATTTATCAGGTTTTGGGAAAATTATCCCTTGTGGTATCAAAAATAAATTAGTAACAAGATTATCCGATTATTATCCTAATATTTGTATTTTAGAAGTGAAAAAACAATTAGTCAAAACTTTTGCGGAAGTTTTTTAA
- a CDS encoding Uma2 family endonuclease, whose translation MSTVILNLENVGITDDQFYSLCQVNPNWNLEINKQGELMIMPPIGGISGNREANLITDLTVWNRDKKLGIVFSSSTIFCLPNGAKRSPDVAYIKLENWQKLTLEEQEKFPPICPDFVIELRSKTDSLKPLQEKMKEYLESGLQLGWLINPQQQEVEIYRANQTVETFSLPTILSGENVLPEFTLNLPIYN comes from the coding sequence ATGAGTACAGTAATTTTGAACTTAGAAAATGTAGGTATCACTGATGATCAATTTTATAGTTTATGTCAAGTAAATCCTAATTGGAATTTAGAAATAAATAAACAAGGAGAATTAATGATTATGCCCCCTATTGGTGGGATTAGCGGTAATCGAGAAGCCAATTTAATTACAGATTTAACTGTTTGGAATCGTGATAAAAAATTAGGTATTGTTTTTAGCTCATCGACTATTTTTTGTTTACCAAATGGTGCAAAAAGATCACCAGATGTAGCTTATATTAAACTAGAAAATTGGCAAAAATTAACTTTAGAAGAACAAGAAAAATTTCCACCTATTTGTCCCGATTTTGTCATTGAATTACGTTCTAAAACTGATTCTTTAAAACCTTTACAAGAAAAGATGAAAGAATATTTAGAAAGTGGTTTACAACTAGGTTGGTTAATCAATCCTCAACAGCAAGAAGTCGAAATTTATCGTGCTAATCAAACTGTCGAAACATTCTCTTTACCAACTATTTTATCAGGGGAAAATGTTCTACCTGAATTTACTCTAAATTTACCAATTTATAACTAA
- a CDS encoding ATP-dependent Clp protease proteolytic subunit, protein MPIGVPRVPYQAPGQPYSDWVNIYDRLYRERIIFLGRGVNDSLANQIIAVMLYLDSEDNNKPIYLYINSPGGSVTAGLAIYDTMQHIKSEVVTICVGLAASMGAFLLTAGAKGKRLALPHSRIMIHQPLGGVQGRRQATDIEIEAKEILRIRDDLNSMMAYHTGQTIEKIAKDTDRDYFMSAQEALEYGLIDKVIEDRV, encoded by the coding sequence ATGCCTATTGGAGTACCTAGAGTTCCATATCAAGCACCTGGACAACCTTACAGCGACTGGGTTAATATTTATGATCGCCTTTATAGGGAACGCATTATTTTTTTAGGTAGAGGAGTTAATGATAGTTTAGCTAACCAAATTATTGCGGTGATGTTGTATCTCGACTCCGAAGACAATAATAAGCCTATCTATCTTTATATTAACTCTCCCGGTGGCTCGGTAACAGCTGGACTTGCGATTTATGACACCATGCAACATATAAAATCTGAAGTTGTAACAATTTGTGTTGGTTTAGCCGCTTCGATGGGAGCATTCTTACTAACAGCTGGTGCAAAAGGTAAACGTTTAGCCTTACCTCACTCTCGGATTATGATACATCAACCCTTAGGGGGAGTACAAGGAAGAAGACAAGCTACTGATATTGAAATCGAAGCTAAAGAAATTCTACGTATTCGTGATGACTTAAATAGCATGATGGCATATCATACAGGGCAAACTATTGAAAAAATTGCCAAAGATACTGATAGAGACTATTTCATGTCAGCTCAAGAAGCCCTTGAATATGGTTTAATCGATAAAGTTATCGAAGATAGAGTTTAA